One genomic window of Coraliomargarita sinensis includes the following:
- a CDS encoding GspE/PulE family protein: protein MALARIQTAILQNLLKAGHLSDGQYRNIADTEEEMSGDAIEKLLTEEYKISQHQLLFAKSEAFDLTPVNIRRCKVNETTFSKLEKDFCQENKVLPLGFAGDYIIVALSNPFDLRVTAKVQDMSGMKVSILLGLESEIISALDDKNEQHQAVGFGDVVEALGADFESEEDISEDDFSDEESAPIIKLANRIIEEAYFSGGSDIHVEPFEKETRVRVRVDGVLQNKLTIPPSASGALLARLKVMAQLDIAEKRMPQDGRIIFKQFNKKGIDVDLRVSTAPLNHGEGVVMRILDKQKSTLPLPALGFSERNLGIYRELIQRPYGMILHCGPTGSGKSMTLYSALNEINTADICIRTAEDPIEYTLNGLLQMQMQRKIGLTFATALRAFLRQDPDVILVGEIRDKETAGIAVEAALTGHLLFSTLHTNDAPTTISRLTEMGIEPFMISASLICVCAQRLMRRVCKSCKKNYMQEGNEAEIIRRAIEWSGKVPAHSEDGCPTCGGNGYKGRVGIHELMATSEELIKAINADEEAAVIKRIAMRNGMMTLHQDSMLKVKEGLSTMEEALATVPPDMEEYAHELAIAAETAESEMSDKEDKE, encoded by the coding sequence ATGGCTCTAGCCCGTATACAGACTGCAATACTTCAGAACCTCCTAAAAGCAGGGCATCTGAGTGATGGTCAGTATCGCAATATTGCCGATACCGAGGAGGAGATGTCGGGGGATGCTATCGAGAAGCTACTCACCGAGGAATACAAAATAAGCCAGCATCAATTGCTCTTCGCCAAGAGCGAAGCTTTCGATTTGACGCCGGTCAACATCCGCCGCTGCAAGGTAAACGAGACGACCTTTTCCAAGCTTGAGAAGGATTTTTGCCAGGAAAACAAAGTCCTGCCTTTGGGTTTTGCCGGTGACTATATCATTGTAGCGCTGAGCAATCCTTTTGACCTGCGCGTCACAGCCAAGGTGCAGGATATGTCCGGAATGAAAGTCTCAATACTTCTCGGACTGGAGTCGGAAATTATCAGCGCGCTGGATGACAAAAACGAGCAGCACCAGGCCGTCGGGTTTGGTGACGTGGTCGAGGCGCTCGGTGCGGACTTTGAGAGCGAAGAGGATATCAGCGAGGATGACTTTTCGGATGAAGAGTCCGCCCCGATCATCAAGTTGGCAAACCGTATTATCGAGGAGGCTTATTTCTCCGGCGGTAGTGATATCCACGTCGAGCCTTTTGAAAAAGAGACCCGTGTTCGGGTGCGGGTTGACGGTGTCTTGCAAAACAAGCTGACGATTCCGCCTTCGGCTTCCGGCGCTTTGCTCGCCCGCCTGAAGGTGATGGCGCAGCTCGATATCGCGGAGAAACGTATGCCTCAGGATGGTCGTATTATCTTCAAGCAGTTCAATAAAAAGGGCATCGATGTGGACTTGCGTGTTTCTACCGCGCCGCTCAATCACGGTGAAGGTGTGGTCATGCGTATTCTGGACAAGCAGAAGAGTACACTGCCCCTGCCGGCGCTTGGTTTTTCCGAAAGAAATCTCGGTATCTATCGTGAGCTGATTCAAAGACCCTACGGAATGATTCTGCATTGCGGCCCGACCGGTTCGGGTAAGTCGATGACGCTTTATTCCGCGCTCAACGAAATCAACACTGCTGATATCTGTATCCGTACGGCCGAGGATCCGATTGAGTATACGCTGAACGGTCTGTTGCAGATGCAAATGCAGCGTAAGATCGGTCTTACTTTTGCCACGGCACTACGCGCCTTTCTTCGGCAAGACCCTGACGTGATTCTGGTCGGCGAGATCCGGGATAAGGAAACTGCCGGTATTGCGGTGGAGGCTGCGCTCACCGGCCACTTGCTATTCAGCACGCTACACACGAACGACGCACCGACTACCATTTCGCGACTGACCGAGATGGGGATCGAGCCGTTCATGATTTCCGCTTCGTTAATCTGTGTTTGCGCGCAGCGGCTCATGCGCCGGGTCTGCAAATCCTGTAAGAAAAACTACATGCAGGAGGGCAACGAGGCTGAAATCATCCGCCGTGCGATCGAGTGGTCCGGTAAAGTACCAGCGCATTCCGAGGACGGCTGCCCCACATGTGGCGGTAACGGTTATAAAGGTCGGGTGGGTATTCACGAGCTGATGGCGACCAGCGAGGAATTGATCAAGGCGATTAACGCAGACGAGGAAGCTGCGGTCATCAAACGCATCGCCATGCGCAACGGGATGATGACACTACACCAGGACAGCATGCTCAAGGTAAAGGAGGGCTTGTCCACGATGGAAGAGGCCCTGGCGACGGTGCCGCCTGACATGGAAGAGTATGCTCACGAACTTGCTATTGCCGCTGAAACCGCCGAATCCGAAATGTCGGACAAAGAAGATAAAGAGTAG
- a CDS encoding bile acid:sodium symporter has product MAFQTALNDEVIYWVRQQGFMLLLCAAVLMAFVWPQPGHANAVGYADLAADLSVALIFFVQGLSLATKKMLAGSRPVRLHVFVLGWNFILFPALASLLNAPMSFLLGQELCMGFWMLAILPTTIASATALTAASGGAVPQAIFVSILSNLLAVLLVPLLAVAYLSHASGADVSLFPVLIKLCWLVLLPLALGQCLRRSCRAWSIAVSQRARWLPQVAILYIVYLSFAQTVSSGVLTTLSIGRLLTVLCGVLLLLLLVSGAVWRSSGLINLGPGERVAAFYAASQKSIATGLPLLTAVFAAASLPWDTGLILVPLIVYHPLQLLLGGILVPRFNERA; this is encoded by the coding sequence GTGGCATTCCAAACAGCATTGAATGACGAAGTGATCTACTGGGTGCGTCAACAAGGCTTTATGCTGCTTCTCTGCGCTGCGGTGCTTATGGCTTTTGTCTGGCCGCAGCCGGGGCATGCGAATGCCGTCGGTTATGCGGACTTGGCGGCTGATCTCTCTGTGGCTCTTATTTTTTTTGTGCAGGGACTATCTCTGGCCACAAAAAAGATGCTGGCAGGTAGTCGACCGGTCCGCCTGCATGTTTTTGTTCTCGGTTGGAATTTTATCCTGTTTCCAGCCCTGGCGTCATTGCTCAACGCACCGATGTCTTTTCTATTGGGACAGGAGTTGTGCATGGGCTTTTGGATGTTGGCTATCCTGCCCACAACGATCGCCTCGGCGACTGCACTGACAGCGGCATCGGGCGGTGCGGTGCCGCAGGCGATTTTTGTCAGCATCCTGTCCAATCTGCTCGCGGTCCTACTGGTGCCATTGCTTGCTGTGGCCTACTTGTCCCATGCCAGTGGAGCCGATGTCTCCCTTTTTCCCGTGTTGATCAAGTTGTGCTGGCTTGTGTTGTTGCCACTTGCTCTGGGGCAGTGTTTGCGCCGTAGCTGCCGCGCATGGTCGATCGCTGTCAGCCAAAGGGCACGATGGTTACCACAGGTTGCGATCCTCTATATTGTCTATCTTTCATTTGCCCAAACGGTTTCGTCCGGAGTGTTGACCACACTCTCAATCGGACGGCTCCTAACTGTGCTCTGTGGGGTCCTGCTGCTTTTACTTTTGGTCAGTGGGGCGGTCTGGCGAAGTTCCGGATTGATAAATCTGGGGCCGGGCGAGCGTGTTGCGGCATTTTACGCAGCTAGCCAGAAGTCCATCGCGACGGGTTTGCCACTACTTACCGCTGTTTTCGCGGCAGCATCCCTGCCTTGGGACACCGGTTTAATCCTGGTGCCCCTGATTGTGTATCATCCACTCCAGCTTTTATTGGGCGGAATATTGGTTCCACGCTTCAATGAACGTGCATGA
- a CDS encoding dihydrofolate reductase yields the protein MKHFKAIAAMSENRVIGSDGDMPWNLPEDFKWFKQATMGGIMIMGRKTYESIGKPLPGRETYVLSRRELDIPGVTNITDISALQDLETDKTVWIAGGAEIYRQTLDDCDEVYLTRVHRQCEGDTFFPEFEDRFDFDEVLQKNEDFTIERWVRRQA from the coding sequence ATGAAACATTTTAAAGCAATCGCCGCCATGTCGGAAAACCGCGTGATCGGCAGTGACGGCGACATGCCCTGGAACCTGCCGGAAGATTTTAAATGGTTTAAGCAAGCGACCATGGGCGGAATAATGATAATGGGGCGTAAGACTTATGAGAGTATCGGCAAACCACTCCCCGGTCGCGAAACCTACGTGCTCAGCCGCCGGGAACTCGACATACCGGGAGTGACCAATATCACCGATATTTCCGCACTACAGGACCTGGAGACCGATAAAACAGTGTGGATTGCTGGTGGCGCGGAAATTTACCGGCAGACCCTCGACGACTGCGACGAAGTCTACCTCACGCGGGTTCATCGCCAATGCGAAGGCGACACTTTCTTTCCTGAGTTTGAAGACCGTTTCGATTTCGATGAAGTCCTGCAAAAGAACGAAGACTTCACGATTGAACGATGGGTTCGCCGGCAGGCATAA
- a CDS encoding thymidylate synthase codes for MKTYHDLLRSVLETGTYRDDRTGTGTYSIFGAQARFSLSPDFPLLTTKKLHLRSIIHELLWFIQGNTNINYLKENKVTIWDEWADEDGNLGRVYGAQWRDWIAPDGERVDQLAEVIDTIKNNPDSRRHIVCAWNPGEVKDMALPPCHALFQFYVADGELSCQLYQRSADIFLGVPFNIASYALLTMMVAQVCDLKPKEFVHTFGDLHLYSNHVDQAKEQLSREPRPLPQMKINPAVNSIDGFRYEDFELVNYDPHPAIKAPIAV; via the coding sequence ATGAAGACCTACCACGACCTACTCCGTTCCGTTCTTGAAACCGGAACTTACAGGGATGACCGGACAGGAACCGGCACCTACTCCATCTTCGGGGCTCAAGCCCGCTTTTCACTCAGCCCGGACTTCCCCTTGCTGACCACGAAAAAGCTTCACCTGCGTTCCATCATTCACGAACTCCTTTGGTTCATCCAGGGCAATACCAACATCAACTACCTGAAAGAGAACAAGGTCACCATCTGGGACGAATGGGCCGACGAGGACGGCAACCTCGGGCGCGTGTACGGGGCCCAATGGCGTGACTGGATCGCCCCGGACGGGGAACGCGTCGATCAACTCGCCGAGGTCATCGATACCATCAAGAACAATCCTGACAGCCGTCGCCACATTGTCTGCGCATGGAATCCCGGCGAAGTCAAAGACATGGCTCTGCCGCCCTGCCACGCCCTCTTTCAGTTTTACGTCGCCGACGGGGAGTTAAGTTGTCAGCTCTACCAACGCAGTGCCGACATCTTTCTCGGCGTGCCGTTCAACATCGCCTCCTACGCCTTACTTACCATGATGGTCGCCCAGGTCTGCGATCTGAAGCCCAAGGAATTCGTCCACACTTTCGGTGACCTTCACCTCTACTCCAACCACGTCGATCAGGCGAAAGAGCAACTCTCCCGGGAGCCCCGCCCGCTACCCCAGATGAAAATCAACCCGGCCGTAAACAGTATCGACGGTTTTCGCTACGAGGACTTCGAGCTTGTCAATTACGATCCACACCCCGCGATCAAAGCACCGATCGCCGTCTAA
- a CDS encoding TolC family protein — MVSRINQSLLALVLAMPAGGLSSQSEPANVGTGEVKSEVLTLDKVIGRALEHNLGLATERYRVANAEDDVVIEEAAFDVELFGSTGLSESLSPARTSALDNANTPESESRRAAVGADKLLSTGATVSVDSGIRRRSSNNNAARNPDYSADIGISIRQPLLQGAWRRVNLAPLARAKIGAEISLFELRSEVLDLLQNTESAYWDLAYAKADRRLIASSIELAENLLEENKERERLGLATPLEVLQAETELNDREEDLIQAERVIAEAEDRLRRLMGDTSFTAPVEGNLQVNPLPQDLPGLRPMPAVVRDTVESDVEADAQELGVEVQRINRILARDDIKPDLSLVAGVTYLGRDSDGETSYRGAYQRNGRDWNVGLELRIPWGTRAAEARLRQTERNLEREKLLLYDLKQQKALAARSVWRAVQAGLRRIEVTRKALELNREAFKQQRARYSSGVVAYRNVLEAQRDFDAARRNQLSALIETLQAQVELSRIDSTILQRNGFTWEQVDRLSTPPDLKTHPLSDATETDT, encoded by the coding sequence ATGGTCAGCCGTATAAACCAATCCTTATTAGCCCTCGTTCTGGCAATGCCTGCAGGCGGGTTGTCGTCGCAGTCGGAGCCGGCGAATGTTGGGACTGGGGAGGTAAAAAGCGAGGTGCTGACGCTGGATAAGGTCATCGGCCGGGCATTGGAGCACAACTTGGGCCTGGCGACCGAAAGATACCGGGTAGCGAATGCGGAGGATGATGTTGTCATTGAAGAGGCGGCTTTTGATGTGGAGCTATTTGGCTCGACCGGCCTCTCGGAAAGCCTTTCGCCGGCCAGAACCAGCGCCTTGGATAATGCGAATACCCCGGAGAGTGAATCCCGCAGGGCGGCGGTCGGGGCGGATAAACTTTTAAGCACGGGCGCGACAGTGTCAGTGGATTCAGGCATCCGCCGCCGCTCTTCAAATAACAATGCGGCCCGCAATCCCGATTATTCGGCCGACATCGGGATCTCCATTCGTCAGCCTCTGCTGCAGGGTGCATGGCGCCGGGTCAACCTCGCGCCTTTAGCGCGGGCTAAGATCGGGGCTGAAATTTCTTTGTTTGAACTTCGGTCGGAGGTCCTCGACCTGCTCCAGAATACTGAATCAGCTTATTGGGACTTGGCCTACGCTAAAGCGGACCGGCGTTTGATCGCTTCCAGCATAGAATTGGCGGAAAACCTTCTGGAGGAGAACAAGGAGCGGGAACGACTCGGACTGGCTACGCCGCTGGAGGTTCTCCAGGCCGAGACGGAGTTGAATGATCGCGAGGAAGATTTGATTCAGGCGGAGCGGGTCATCGCGGAGGCTGAAGACCGTCTGCGCCGCTTGATGGGGGACACCTCTTTTACAGCACCAGTGGAGGGTAATTTGCAGGTGAATCCATTGCCTCAAGATTTGCCGGGACTTCGGCCCATGCCGGCCGTGGTTCGTGATACGGTTGAGAGCGATGTCGAAGCCGACGCACAGGAGCTGGGTGTCGAGGTCCAGCGGATCAATCGCATCCTCGCCAGGGACGACATCAAGCCGGACTTGTCGTTGGTCGCCGGCGTGACCTATTTGGGGCGGGATTCCGACGGGGAAACGTCCTACCGGGGAGCCTACCAACGGAATGGCCGGGACTGGAATGTTGGCCTGGAACTACGGATCCCCTGGGGCACACGAGCTGCCGAGGCCCGGCTGCGGCAAACGGAACGAAATCTGGAGCGTGAAAAGCTCCTGCTCTACGATCTTAAACAACAGAAAGCGTTGGCCGCCCGTAGCGTTTGGCGGGCTGTGCAGGCGGGGCTTCGTCGCATTGAAGTGACTCGTAAGGCGCTCGAACTCAATCGAGAAGCCTTTAAACAACAGCGCGCCCGCTACAGCTCCGGCGTCGTGGCCTACCGGAATGTTCTGGAAGCGCAGCGCGACTTTGATGCCGCCCGGCGCAATCAATTGTCTGCTCTTATCGAGACCTTGCAGGCACAGGTGGAATTGAGCCGTATCGACAGCACCATTCTACAGCGCAACGGATTCACCTGGGAACAAGTGGACCGCTTGTCCACACCGCCGGACCTTAAAACGCATCCACTCAGCGATGCCACAGAAACGGATACATGA
- a CDS encoding efflux RND transporter periplasmic adaptor subunit has translation MKRLLIILLVLALFGGGGYFVYQKIKEVQPESGPPIRTDTAERRDLESVVTATGEVMPLLSSIVKSEISGRIKRISVEEGDEVVRGQTLLELDPTSLQTQVNEAERSLEAEQLRLDKSKRNYERLKELYEKKFVGEQDFLDAETDYDLAKLNLEIAQSRLEDAQEDLSKTVIVAPHDGVLTLLDVVEGEVISGATSVSNGTELMTIAQLRELYMEANINEVDVERLSVGQTARLTFDAIPDYEIEGQIGDIALSARRDGDVRVFPIEVLFSAKDNRVRPGISATVDIPIKSVEGAVSVLLSAVFFTEDDSNTLVYVKENESWRPRDVSVGINNLQHAEIKSGLEIGDEVALSRPSEYRDGDE, from the coding sequence ATGAAACGCTTACTCATTATACTACTGGTACTGGCACTCTTCGGAGGTGGCGGGTACTTCGTTTATCAGAAGATTAAAGAGGTCCAACCGGAAAGTGGACCCCCTATCCGCACGGATACGGCTGAACGCCGTGATCTTGAATCCGTTGTTACCGCGACCGGGGAAGTGATGCCCCTGCTCAGTAGTATCGTGAAGTCTGAAATCAGTGGTCGTATTAAGCGTATCTCGGTAGAGGAGGGCGACGAAGTGGTGCGTGGGCAAACGCTGCTGGAGCTTGATCCCACCAGCCTGCAAACGCAGGTGAATGAAGCTGAGCGTAGTCTGGAGGCGGAGCAGCTCCGACTGGACAAGTCGAAGCGGAACTATGAACGGCTCAAGGAGCTCTACGAAAAGAAGTTCGTCGGCGAGCAGGATTTTCTGGATGCGGAAACGGACTACGATCTGGCAAAGCTCAATCTGGAAATCGCACAGTCCCGACTTGAAGACGCTCAGGAAGATTTGTCCAAAACCGTGATCGTTGCCCCGCATGACGGGGTTCTGACTTTGCTCGATGTGGTGGAGGGCGAAGTGATCTCCGGGGCGACCTCGGTTTCAAACGGCACGGAATTGATGACGATCGCCCAGCTTCGTGAACTTTACATGGAAGCGAATATCAACGAAGTGGATGTCGAGCGACTGAGCGTGGGGCAAACCGCCCGCCTGACTTTCGACGCGATTCCGGACTATGAAATTGAAGGGCAGATCGGAGATATTGCCCTGTCCGCCCGTCGGGATGGAGATGTGAGGGTCTTTCCTATCGAGGTGTTGTTTTCCGCGAAAGACAACCGGGTACGTCCCGGGATCAGTGCGACAGTCGACATTCCCATCAAGTCGGTCGAGGGTGCGGTCTCGGTCTTGCTTTCCGCAGTGTTCTTCACCGAAGACGACAGCAACACGCTTGTTTATGTTAAGGAAAACGAGTCTTGGCGGCCCCGCGATGTCAGCGTCGGGATTAACAATCTGCAGCATGCCGAAATTAAGTCCGGCTTGGAAATCGGAGACGAAGTCGCCCTGAGTCGTCCCAGCGAGTACCGTGATGGAGATGAGTGA
- a CDS encoding ABC transporter ATP-binding protein encodes MSDPEPIFELTNIRRTYRVGDEPVHALDGVDLTIRASEFIAVIGTSGSGKSTLMHVLGFMDKPTSGSMYFEHQDVSSIDGGERARLRSSRIGFVFQSFNLLPRLSVLANVQLPLTYNRERFDDPKELALSALQRVGMDHRADHTPNQLSGGERQRVAIARALINQPRLILADEPTGNLDTKNRGRIMELFASLLDEGITLALVTHDDEVARYAKRRIRMQDGRIVEDTSR; translated from the coding sequence ATGAGTGATCCGGAGCCCATCTTTGAGCTGACGAATATTCGCCGCACCTACAGGGTGGGTGACGAGCCCGTGCATGCCCTCGATGGAGTCGACCTGACGATCCGCGCCAGCGAGTTTATTGCCGTGATCGGCACATCCGGTTCGGGAAAGTCAACCCTCATGCACGTGCTGGGCTTTATGGATAAACCGACCTCCGGAAGCATGTATTTTGAGCACCAGGATGTTTCCAGCATTGATGGTGGTGAGCGTGCCCGTTTGCGCTCAAGCCGGATCGGCTTTGTTTTTCAGTCATTCAATCTTTTGCCTCGTCTATCGGTGTTGGCCAATGTCCAGCTTCCGCTTACGTATAATCGTGAGCGGTTTGACGATCCCAAAGAGCTCGCCTTGAGTGCGCTGCAGCGTGTGGGAATGGACCACCGTGCCGATCATACGCCCAACCAGTTGTCCGGAGGGGAGCGACAGCGAGTTGCAATTGCCAGAGCTTTGATTAATCAGCCACGTCTAATTCTTGCCGACGAGCCGACGGGCAATCTGGACACGAAGAACCGCGGACGCATCATGGAGCTGTTTGCCTCCTTGCTCGACGAGGGCATCACGCTGGCACTGGTCACACACGATGATGAAGTGGCACGTTATGCCAAAAGGAGGATTCGTATGCAGGATGGACGTATCGTGGAGGATACAAGCCGATGA
- a CDS encoding ABC transporter permease, protein MNPVADIASGARNGFLEIWANKVRSMLSMSGIVLGVAALVAMVGIVQGMLDNMRSSFERSGGILKIEVHPRTPPESQKHIAGISPGMTWRDYSAIQRATPLAEFITPVVDMRWERFVGKGRRAGALLQGVTPDYVSIQNRELAYGRFISETDIKLKSPVIVLGDHVVADLFRDYDNAIGQQLKVDGDVYTVVGQLAPVESSGLSGNGGWNWESRLNFIPATTAMSRYRGSNEVDRMEILASNVRELPDLMEQVENTLTQTHRGIRDFEIRTQEEQLMELKKLENSFLYSLGGIAGISLLVGGIGIMNVMLASVSERIREIGVRKAIGARSHDIFIQFLAEAVVISLLGGLLGLVASVGLLSVARDIIPQGEGIQTVPVIAMLYGFLFSSGIGLLSGIYPALRASRLDPIDALRYE, encoded by the coding sequence ATGAATCCGGTTGCCGACATTGCATCAGGTGCCCGCAACGGGTTTCTTGAAATTTGGGCCAACAAGGTACGCTCCATGCTTTCCATGAGCGGTATTGTCCTGGGGGTTGCGGCGCTGGTGGCGATGGTCGGGATCGTTCAGGGGATGCTCGATAATATGCGGTCGTCTTTTGAACGCAGCGGCGGGATACTGAAAATCGAGGTGCACCCGAGGACCCCGCCCGAATCACAAAAACACATCGCCGGAATTTCGCCCGGCATGACCTGGCGGGATTACTCCGCGATACAACGCGCCACGCCGCTGGCTGAGTTTATTACCCCCGTTGTCGATATGCGCTGGGAACGGTTCGTCGGCAAAGGTCGACGCGCGGGTGCTTTGTTGCAGGGAGTGACTCCCGACTATGTTTCGATTCAGAATCGTGAACTGGCCTACGGGCGTTTCATTTCCGAGACCGACATCAAGTTGAAAAGTCCTGTGATTGTGCTGGGGGACCATGTGGTGGCAGATCTTTTTCGTGATTACGACAATGCGATCGGGCAACAGCTCAAGGTCGATGGCGACGTTTACACCGTCGTCGGTCAGCTTGCGCCGGTTGAGAGTAGCGGGCTATCCGGCAACGGGGGTTGGAATTGGGAGTCCCGGCTCAATTTCATCCCGGCCACCACGGCTATGTCGCGCTACCGGGGAAGTAACGAAGTCGATCGCATGGAAATTCTCGCATCCAACGTGCGGGAGCTGCCCGACCTGATGGAGCAGGTGGAAAATACCCTGACACAAACCCACCGGGGCATTCGCGATTTTGAAATCCGCACTCAAGAGGAGCAGCTAATGGAACTGAAGAAGCTGGAGAACTCCTTTCTCTACTCTTTAGGGGGTATTGCGGGGATCTCTCTCTTGGTGGGCGGAATCGGTATTATGAATGTCATGTTGGCTTCGGTTAGCGAGCGGATCCGTGAGATCGGTGTGCGAAAGGCGATCGGTGCGAGGAGTCACGACATTTTTATTCAGTTTCTCGCCGAAGCGGTCGTCATCAGTTTGCTCGGTGGTTTGCTTGGGTTGGTTGCCAGTGTCGGCCTGCTATCAGTGGCCCGGGATATCATTCCGCAGGGGGAAGGTATTCAAACCGTTCCCGTGATAGCGATGCTCTACGGCTTTCTCTTCAGTTCGGGAATCGGGCTTTTGTCGGGGATCTACCCCGCACTACGTGCCTCTCGGCTCGATCCGATCGATGCGCTGAGGTATGAATAA
- a CDS encoding DUF721 domain-containing protein yields the protein MKFTKSTEDIIADFRGLPRTVTPSSRKPPTSIENLLVVLKEQYKLETPSPERSLVENWENVFGSSLAGRCNPVRIKDGQTLIISVTNQTLRSELQFQKRAILNRIQKLEHCGNIRELRIRS from the coding sequence ATGAAGTTCACGAAGAGCACAGAGGATATAATCGCCGATTTCAGAGGCTTACCGAGAACGGTCACACCCTCCTCCCGCAAACCACCGACTTCGATTGAGAACCTCCTCGTTGTTCTTAAAGAACAGTATAAGCTCGAAACGCCCAGCCCCGAAAGAAGCCTGGTCGAGAATTGGGAAAACGTTTTCGGCTCCAGCCTGGCCGGCCGTTGCAATCCGGTAAGAATCAAGGATGGCCAGACCCTGATCATCTCCGTGACGAACCAAACGCTGCGTTCCGAACTTCAATTTCAAAAGCGGGCCATACTGAACAGGATACAAAAGCTGGAACACTGCGGCAACATCCGGGAACTGCGGATACGCAGCTAA
- a CDS encoding DUF6901 family protein, translated as MAQDKFLSLTYRFSFPDGSEKKFVIKLNRESGKLVQRERDSYPEWTRLSYKQCQHCPLKIEDQPRCPVAVSLIDVVEFFQDSISTKQAVVTVESGQRITKRTRTNLSSSISSIIGIYMATSGCPIMDKLRPMARFHLPFADTEETVYRALSMYALAQYFRHQKGLEADWDFQALKQIYSEVNQLNIDFARRLRNDSISEATTNAITSLDCFAQEIDFSISEEMLEEIETLFEGYA; from the coding sequence ATGGCGCAGGATAAGTTTCTCAGCCTGACTTACCGTTTTTCTTTTCCGGACGGCTCGGAAAAGAAGTTTGTCATTAAACTCAATCGTGAGAGCGGAAAATTGGTCCAGCGCGAGCGCGACAGTTATCCGGAGTGGACAAGGCTAAGCTACAAGCAATGTCAGCATTGCCCGTTAAAGATAGAAGATCAGCCGCGTTGCCCGGTAGCGGTCAGTCTGATTGATGTTGTCGAATTTTTTCAGGACTCGATTTCAACCAAACAAGCTGTTGTCACGGTCGAGAGTGGTCAGCGCATTACCAAGCGCACGCGCACCAATCTGTCCTCATCCATCAGTTCGATTATAGGCATTTACATGGCGACGAGCGGTTGCCCGATTATGGATAAACTTCGCCCGATGGCCCGTTTTCACCTGCCTTTTGCGGATACTGAGGAGACGGTGTACCGGGCGTTGTCGATGTATGCCTTGGCGCAGTATTTTCGACATCAAAAGGGCCTGGAGGCGGACTGGGATTTTCAGGCTCTGAAGCAGATCTATTCGGAAGTGAATCAGTTGAACATCGATTTCGCCAGGCGGCTTCGCAATGACAGCATCAGCGAAGCAACAACGAACGCGATCACCAGCCTCGACTGCTTTGCTCAGGAAATCGATTTTTCGATTTCCGAAGAGATGCTGGAAGAGATTGAGACTTTATTCGAGGGTTACGCCTGA